Proteins encoded within one genomic window of Halocatena marina:
- a CDS encoding alpha/beta fold hydrolase — translation MQNVCHDGRETTYRRTDFGNDAPPVVYVHGSGGSHEVWVHQYGRRENVRPAVALDLSGHGESDDIDTDPGRETLDAYADDVYAVAREVDAGVLVGNSLGGAVVLHLLIERDIEPEAMVLCGTGAKLGVTDELRDLLRDDLEGVAEFLHGADMLFHDASEDDRQASKASLHEAGREVIHRDFMSCAAFDVRQQLDTVEVPCLAITGEYDQLTPPSFHSYLAEEIPTCEQMTVADAAHLSMLEQPERWNNSVNSFLTSV, via the coding sequence ATGCAGAACGTCTGTCACGACGGTCGTGAGACGACGTATCGTCGGACCGATTTTGGAAACGATGCTCCACCAGTGGTGTACGTGCATGGGAGTGGTGGATCACACGAGGTATGGGTTCATCAGTACGGCCGCCGTGAAAACGTTCGGCCTGCTGTTGCACTCGATTTGAGCGGTCACGGCGAGAGCGATGACATCGACACCGATCCGGGTCGTGAGACGCTCGATGCGTACGCAGACGACGTATACGCTGTCGCACGCGAGGTCGATGCGGGCGTGCTGGTTGGTAATTCCCTTGGCGGGGCCGTCGTCCTTCACCTCCTCATCGAGCGGGATATTGAGCCCGAGGCAATGGTTCTCTGTGGAACGGGCGCAAAACTCGGCGTGACAGACGAGTTGCGTGATCTGCTCAGGGATGATCTCGAAGGTGTCGCCGAGTTCCTCCACGGAGCAGATATGCTGTTTCACGACGCAAGTGAGGACGATCGTCAGGCCTCGAAAGCGTCGCTGCACGAGGCTGGACGAGAGGTAATCCATCGTGATTTCATGAGTTGTGCTGCGTTCGACGTGCGCCAGCAGCTCGATACTGTCGAAGTTCCCTGTCTCGCAATCACGGGCGAGTACGACCAGCTCACGCCCCCGTCCTTTCACTCATATCTCGCAGAGGAGATACCGACGTGCGAGCAGATGACGGTCGCTGATGCGGCACATCTTTCAATGCTCGAACAGCCCGAACGGTGGAATAACTCGGTCAATTCCTTTTTGACGTCAGTGTAG
- a CDS encoding CDC48 family AAA ATPase, with amino-acid sequence MKLTVKPLKQKDAGRGLAAIDRTVMAELDLENGDYIVISASDGRAVARVWPGYPEDEGNEIIRIDGRLRQEADVGIDDSVTVEKADVKPAKSVTVALPQTLRIRGNVGSLIRDQLSGQAVTKGQTVPISFGLGPLSSMSGQRIPLKIASTSPSGTVVITDSTEMQVSEKPAEQIVSGGSSDRETPNVAYEDIGGLDEELEQVREMIELPMRHPELFRQLGIEPPKGVLLHGPPGTGKTLMAKAVANEIDAYFTNISGPEIMSKFYGESEEQLREIFEDASENAPAIVFIDELDAIAPKRGETTGDVERRVVAQLLSLMDGLEERGQVTVIGATNRVDALDPALRRGGRFDREIEVGVPDREGRMEILQVHTRGMPLTDDIDLETYAENTHGFVGADLESLAKESAMTALRRIRPDLDLESEEIDSEILESLRVTDADFRDALKGIEPSALREVFVEVPDVTWEDVGGLGETKDRLRETIQWPIDFPEVFTAMDMSPAKGVLLYGPPGTGKTLLAKAIASEANSNFISIKGPELLNKYVGESEKGVRDVFSKARENAPTVVFFDEIDSIAGERGQRMGDSGVGERVVSQLLTELDGVEDLDDVVIIAATNRPDLIDNALLRPGRLDRHVHVPVPDEEARRAIFDVHTKNKPLADNVDLDRLAQQSEGYVGADIEAVTREASMIATREFIDSVDPEDIDGSVDNVRVTMDHFEQALDEVRPSVTEEIRERYDNIEEQFGRGGEPGNQEQVSRTFQ; translated from the coding sequence ATGAAACTCACCGTCAAACCCCTTAAACAGAAGGATGCTGGACGAGGACTCGCGGCGATCGACCGCACGGTGATGGCCGAGCTTGACCTCGAAAATGGCGATTATATCGTTATCAGCGCGAGCGACGGTCGTGCCGTCGCGCGCGTCTGGCCGGGCTACCCGGAAGACGAAGGGAATGAAATCATCCGAATCGATGGCCGACTCCGTCAAGAAGCTGATGTTGGTATCGACGACAGCGTAACTGTCGAGAAAGCGGATGTCAAACCCGCCAAGAGCGTCACGGTGGCACTCCCACAGACGCTCAGAATCCGTGGGAACGTCGGCTCACTCATTCGTGATCAGCTCAGTGGGCAAGCTGTCACGAAGGGCCAGACAGTTCCGATTTCGTTCGGACTCGGTCCGTTGTCTAGCATGTCTGGTCAGCGAATACCGTTGAAGATCGCAAGCACGTCTCCGAGCGGAACGGTCGTGATCACTGATTCGACGGAGATGCAGGTGAGTGAGAAGCCTGCCGAACAGATCGTCTCTGGTGGTTCGAGCGACCGGGAAACACCCAATGTCGCCTACGAGGATATAGGCGGTCTCGACGAGGAACTCGAACAGGTCCGGGAGATGATCGAACTCCCGATGCGTCATCCGGAGCTGTTCCGACAACTCGGCATCGAGCCGCCCAAAGGTGTGCTCTTGCACGGTCCGCCCGGGACCGGGAAGACGCTCATGGCCAAGGCGGTGGCCAACGAAATTGATGCGTACTTCACCAACATTTCCGGACCGGAGATCATGTCGAAGTTCTACGGGGAAAGCGAAGAACAGCTTCGGGAGATCTTCGAGGATGCATCGGAGAACGCCCCGGCTATTGTCTTCATTGACGAGCTCGACGCCATCGCGCCAAAGCGTGGCGAGACAACGGGCGATGTCGAACGGCGGGTCGTCGCCCAACTCCTCTCGTTAATGGACGGACTCGAAGAGCGCGGACAAGTGACTGTCATCGGTGCAACGAACCGCGTCGATGCGCTTGATCCCGCACTCCGTCGCGGTGGTCGCTTCGATCGAGAGATTGAGGTCGGTGTCCCCGACCGAGAGGGCCGCATGGAAATTCTGCAGGTCCACACCCGCGGAATGCCGCTCACTGACGACATTGACCTCGAAACGTACGCAGAAAACACGCATGGATTCGTGGGTGCCGACCTCGAATCGTTGGCGAAAGAGTCAGCGATGACTGCACTGCGGCGTATCCGTCCTGATCTCGATCTCGAAAGCGAAGAGATCGACAGTGAAATACTCGAATCCCTTCGCGTAACCGACGCCGACTTCCGAGACGCGCTCAAGGGTATCGAACCTTCGGCGCTCCGGGAAGTCTTTGTCGAAGTACCGGATGTCACGTGGGAGGACGTAGGCGGACTCGGAGAGACCAAAGACCGACTCCGGGAGACGATCCAGTGGCCAATCGACTTCCCAGAAGTCTTCACGGCAATGGATATGTCGCCCGCAAAGGGAGTTCTCCTGTATGGACCGCCGGGAACAGGAAAGACGCTGCTCGCAAAGGCTATCGCCAGCGAAGCAAACAGCAATTTCATCTCGATCAAGGGTCCCGAGTTGCTGAACAAATACGTTGGTGAGTCCGAGAAAGGCGTCCGCGACGTCTTCTCGAAAGCCCGCGAGAACGCTCCCACCGTGGTCTTCTTCGACGAGATCGACTCAATCGCGGGCGAACGGGGCCAGCGCATGGGTGATTCCGGTGTCGGTGAGCGCGTCGTTTCACAGCTACTCACCGAACTCGACGGTGTCGAGGATCTCGATGATGTGGTTATCATCGCCGCGACCAACCGGCCGGATCTCATCGACAACGCACTGCTCAGACCGGGGCGTCTCGACCGACACGTCCACGTTCCCGTCCCCGATGAGGAGGCTCGCCGGGCGATCTTCGACGTCCACACGAAGAACAAACCCCTCGCTGACAACGTCGACCTCGATCGACTCGCACAGCAGAGTGAGGGCTACGTCGGAGCCGACATCGAGGCAGTCACACGCGAAGCCTCAATGATCGCCACCCGAGAGTTCATCGAC